The following is a genomic window from Marinobacter sp. NP-4(2019).
GGAACCATAAGGGCCACTCCCAGGAGTGGCCCTTATGCGTTCAAATTTCAAACAATGTTAAATGTTGTATCGATGTTCTTGACATGACTGGAGGTGTTACCTATCTATGAGAGGCGCGTCACAAAAATATTAACAAACGTACATGTTGTTCTCCAGGGTCCGGAAGGAGCTGGTGGCTCAACAAGGAAGGCACCCCACATCAGCAGGAAGAAGGGGTTGTAGGAATGGAAAAATCTACCGTTGTGCTGGTAGATGCCACGCAGTATGGGGCAGATCCAGCGGTTGTCAGGGTTATTGAGCGGCGTTTCCCGCTTGTGGTCGTTTCAAAACAGGATGATCTAGGTGCAGTTTACCAGCGCCAACCACCCGAAAGTCGAGTGATTACCTGTTTTGATTTTGATTTTCCGGATATCGGCAGCCTCTCTATGCTCAGTGAGGCCAAGCGGGAGTTTACTTCCGTACCGATGGTGATGTTTACCGAGCAACATTCTGAAGCACTGGCTGTCTGGGCCTTGCGGACCCGGGTATGGGATTATTTTGTAAAACCGCTTGTTGAAGATACCGTTGCTGAATCTCTGAACCGGTTGGACCGGCTTCTAACGGAGACTTCGAACCGTGATCCCCGCACAACCATCCACCAGAAACACCCCCTTCCTGATGACGCCCGTTTTCAGAAGCATCGCGGTGAGGACAAGGTTGTAGAGACTGCCGCAGCCTATATTGATCATCACCTTGCCGACAAGCTGATGCAGGCGGACATTGCCGAACGCTGTGGCACGAACAGCTACCAGCTGAGCCGTCTGTTCAAACGGGTGTACGGCATTACCTTCCAGGAATACATTGTGAGGCGCCGAATCGAAAAAGCCATTGAACTCCTTCATAACAACAGCGCGTCTGTTATTGATGTGTGCTGGGCGGTGGGTTTTCACGACGCCTCTCACTTCACCAAAATGTTCCAGCGCCACACCGGCATGACGCCGTCCCAGTATCGCCATAAGTGGTTGACCGCCCGCAGTGTGGCCGCCATACCGTTCCAGCTCTCCGCCAGCAGCCCCGTCAAGATCTGACGGGGCCTGCAAAATCCTCCTAGTTTTTCGCCAGAATTCTCCTAACGGTTAATCGCCCCTCCTCCTATCCTCGTTAGTACAGCGCACGGAACTGTCGCTGTATAACCATGGAAGCTCGTCTAACGACTGCAGGAGTGACGAAATGAAAAACTTCAAGGAAAAAGTAGTTCAGTTTATTCGTGATGAGGAAGGCCTGGAGCTGTCGGAGTATGCGGTGGCTGGGTCTTTGATTGTGTTGGGTACTGTTCTTGCATTCACCGCCTTGGGCGAAGACATAACAACAGCAATTGAAGGGATTTCCTGCGCAGTTCAGGGGCAGGAAGCCGGTTGCGCTTAGCAATTAGTCTTCTCCAAAAAAGGGGGGTGCCTCCCCCCTTTTTTGGTCAGATTACCTGAGTAACACGAGGTTTTTATGGACCAGAGTGGATGGGCAGTAACAACGCTTACCGTCGGTTTGGTGATTGCTGTTTTCAGTGATCTGTCAGTCCGCAGAATTCCAAATACGGTTACTTTCGGCATGGTGATCGTGGCCTTGGTTCTCCATACTTGGTTCGGGCAATGGGAAGGTCTGCTGTTCTCCCTGGCAGGACTGTTTGCCGGGCTGTTCTGTTTCCTACCGCTCTACGTTTTTGCTGCCATGGGCGCTGGTGATGTGAAGTTGCTAACCGCAGTTGGTGCGGTCTTGGGTGCCAAAGTTGTTCTTATAGCCGCTCTGATGACCGTTATCGCGGGCGGGGTCCTAGCCCTTGTCTATATCACTGCGAGAGGGGGGCTGCCAGCCATGGCCAGACGTTATATCTCCATGTTTTGGCTACTACTGGCCCGAAAGCCGGCGTACATTCCTCCGGCCCCGGGTGAGGCAGCGGGCTTACGCTTTCCTTACGCATTAGCAATCGCTTGCGGGACTGTTTTGGCAATCATTTAGCGGTTCTACCCGCGACGAATTTAGAAGATTTAGAAGGAGTGAGCAATGGAAGCCGAACTCGTACCCTTCGAAGACAGGGGCGCCGATTACCTGGCCGCCAAAATGGTTTCCAGGCCCCACACCCTTGAAGATACCGGCCTGGATCACTTCTTCGTGGCGGATTTGTTACTCAAGCATCTTAACCTGGTGAGCAACCAGACGCTGCAAGAGTTATCCCGCCACGTAGCGCTGCCGGGCGCCGTGCTGGAGCCGGTTATCAATATGCTGCGGCAGGAAGCCAAGGTAGAAAGCCGCAGTGAGAATCTCTCCGGCAAAGGCCTTCGCTATGCCCTGACTGACCGGGGACGCGCCGCAGCATTGGATGCACTGTCTCGTGATGGATACTGCGGTCCGGCTCCGGTTTTACTGGCGGACTATGAAGCGTTGGTTCGTCGCCAGTCGGTGTCTAAGTGCGTTGTTACCGAAGAGGCTATCCACCGTTTATTCCGCGATACCGTGGTAGAGGAACGTCTGTTAGCCCAACTGGGGCCCGCGGTCCATTCCGGCCGGGCCATGTTTATCTACGGTCCCGCAGGTAGTGGGAAAAGTTATATATCCCGCCAACTGGTGCAGCTGCTGGCGGGGCCGGTCTACGTACCTTATTCCATTCTGGTGGGCGATACGGTCATCAGCCTGTTTGATCCCGAGTTCCATCACCCGGTTCATGGTGAGGAGCTGGACCCGGTGCACCTCACCAATGGTCACGATCCCCGATATGTACTTTGCCACCGTCCGGAAGTCATCACTGGTGGTGAGCTGACCCTGGATATGCTGGACCTGAAGTTCGACGAACAACGCAAGCAATACCAGGCTCCGATACAGCTCAAGGCCAGCAACGGCATGTTGCTGATTGATGATCTGGGCAGGCAGCGGATGTCCCACATGGATTTGCTGAACCGCTGGATTGTGCCTATGGAAGATAAACGGGATTTTCTCAATCTCAGGGCAGGGCAGCACTTTGCTGTTCCGTTCGACATGTTGTTGATCTTCTCCACTAACCTCAATCCTCTCGAGCTGGCAGACGAGGCGTTTTTGCGCCGTATCGGGCACAAGATCGGTTTTAAAACGCTGGAGCCGGAGCCGTACCTGCGACTTTGGCAACAGGTTTGCCAGGAGATGGAAATTGAAGACGACCCCGAGGTCACCCGGCTCATGATGACCAAGCTCTACCCGAGCCAGGGCAACGTTCTGCTGCCCTGTCATCCCCGTGACCTGCTCGGACTGGTCAAAGATTACTGCAGGTACCGTGGGGTACCACCCAGGCTTACTACGGAGTCTATTCGCTGGGCCTGGAATAACTATTTCGTACACATGGATAACGTGGGGTGACCGCTATGTTCAAGTCAAGAACAGTTCTCATGCTTACTTTTGCGCTGCTGATGGGGCTTGGCGCTGCCTACCTGGCACGAGGCTGGGCGGTGGACCGCTTTGCAGCACCGACGACCGACGATGGCGTCCCTGTGGTGGTGGCGGCACTACAGATTCCTTTTGGAAAGAAACTGGAAAAGAGCGACCTGAAAGTGGTCAACATGCCCAGATCCATGGTGCCTCGTGGTGCCTATGAGGAGTCTGCTGCCATTGAAAGTACCGTTGCGATGACCACCATTTACCCTGGCGAGGTGATCCTGAAGGAAAAAGTGGTCGCGTTCGGTGGGGGCAGCGCGTTGTCGGCTGTTATTGAGCCCAACAAGCGCGCCGTGACTGTCCGGGTGAACGACGTGATTGGCGTTGCGGGCTTCCTGATGCCGGGTAACAGGGTAGACGTGGTTTCCGCCATTCCTCAAGGAAACCGTCGATATCTATCCCGGACCTTGCTGGAAAACGTCAAGGTACTGGCTGTGGACCAGACCGCATCACCGGAAAAAGACAAGCCGGTGATTGTGCGGGCAGTCACTCTGGAACTGGGCTCGGATGAAGCCGAAGAGCTGGTGAAAGCGACTCAGGAAGGGGTCGTACAACTGGCTCTTAGGAACCCGTTGGACGACACCATGCGCCCGGCGCCCGAGCCAGAGCCAGTAAAAGAGGAAATCGTGGCGAAACCGCCCGCGCCAAAACCGGCGCCGCGGCGAGTCGTTGCCACTTCATCCAGGGTCACGATCATACGTGGCACGGAAGTCAGCACGTCGAAGGTATCCATGTAAGTGAACTCATGGAGTGGCGGCTGCCAGTGGATTACGGCAGCCGGACAGGCAGTGAAACAGGGGAGAGTGACCATGAGAATAAAGGCGCGAAATGTATCGCTTGAGGGCTGTTTGATTGGCCTGGCTTTGATGTGTGTGCTGGTGTTCCCGAGCGGTACACAGGCGCAAGTCATGCTTGCGGATGGAATGGACAAGCAGGTTGTGGAAGTGGCACTTAACCAGTCCCAGACCCTCTATCTGGAACAGCCGGT
Proteins encoded in this region:
- a CDS encoding AraC family transcriptional regulator codes for the protein MEKSTVVLVDATQYGADPAVVRVIERRFPLVVVSKQDDLGAVYQRQPPESRVITCFDFDFPDIGSLSMLSEAKREFTSVPMVMFTEQHSEALAVWALRTRVWDYFVKPLVEDTVAESLNRLDRLLTETSNRDPRTTIHQKHPLPDDARFQKHRGEDKVVETAAAYIDHHLADKLMQADIAERCGTNSYQLSRLFKRVYGITFQEYIVRRRIEKAIELLHNNSASVIDVCWAVGFHDASHFTKMFQRHTGMTPSQYRHKWLTARSVAAIPFQLSASSPVKI
- a CDS encoding Flp family type IVb pilin, with protein sequence MKNFKEKVVQFIRDEEGLELSEYAVAGSLIVLGTVLAFTALGEDITTAIEGISCAVQGQEAGCA
- a CDS encoding A24 family peptidase, giving the protein MDQSGWAVTTLTVGLVIAVFSDLSVRRIPNTVTFGMVIVALVLHTWFGQWEGLLFSLAGLFAGLFCFLPLYVFAAMGAGDVKLLTAVGAVLGAKVVLIAALMTVIAGGVLALVYITARGGLPAMARRYISMFWLLLARKPAYIPPAPGEAAGLRFPYALAIACGTVLAII
- a CDS encoding AAA family ATPase, whose translation is MEAELVPFEDRGADYLAAKMVSRPHTLEDTGLDHFFVADLLLKHLNLVSNQTLQELSRHVALPGAVLEPVINMLRQEAKVESRSENLSGKGLRYALTDRGRAAALDALSRDGYCGPAPVLLADYEALVRRQSVSKCVVTEEAIHRLFRDTVVEERLLAQLGPAVHSGRAMFIYGPAGSGKSYISRQLVQLLAGPVYVPYSILVGDTVISLFDPEFHHPVHGEELDPVHLTNGHDPRYVLCHRPEVITGGELTLDMLDLKFDEQRKQYQAPIQLKASNGMLLIDDLGRQRMSHMDLLNRWIVPMEDKRDFLNLRAGQHFAVPFDMLLIFSTNLNPLELADEAFLRRIGHKIGFKTLEPEPYLRLWQQVCQEMEIEDDPEVTRLMMTKLYPSQGNVLLPCHPRDLLGLVKDYCRYRGVPPRLTTESIRWAWNNYFVHMDNVG
- the cpaB gene encoding Flp pilus assembly protein CpaB, yielding MLTFALLMGLGAAYLARGWAVDRFAAPTTDDGVPVVVAALQIPFGKKLEKSDLKVVNMPRSMVPRGAYEESAAIESTVAMTTIYPGEVILKEKVVAFGGGSALSAVIEPNKRAVTVRVNDVIGVAGFLMPGNRVDVVSAIPQGNRRYLSRTLLENVKVLAVDQTASPEKDKPVIVRAVTLELGSDEAEELVKATQEGVVQLALRNPLDDTMRPAPEPEPVKEEIVAKPPAPKPAPRRVVATSSRVTIIRGTEVSTSKVSM